A section of the Rhodopirellula halodulae genome encodes:
- a CDS encoding SMP-30/gluconolactonase/LRE family protein: MNSRFAFVFASVAVLINAPLGQTVRAETIEPVGPVKQVHTGFDFTEGPAAMDDGRLYFTDIPNTAIHLHSPDGKLSLFTDDSRHANGLWPLSNDKLLACEMDGAVTMYDLSGDTPKRTVLADTYNGKRFNACNDLVVDNHGGLYFTDPQYRAPEPWPQTERCVYYIANFESDPKVTRLTDDIAAPNGIGLSPDGKTLYVIPSMQAEMLAYEVLGPGKLGPSRVLCKLAQPEGETNGGGDGMALDVKGNLYITTHLGVQIFSPAGKPLGAVEFPEIPANVTFGGSEFRTMFVTARKSLYSVEMPLAGFREFPAN, translated from the coding sequence ATGAATTCGCGATTTGCATTTGTCTTTGCCTCGGTCGCTGTCCTAATCAACGCACCCCTCGGCCAAACGGTCCGCGCCGAAACGATCGAACCCGTTGGTCCGGTGAAGCAAGTTCACACGGGGTTTGACTTCACCGAAGGCCCCGCCGCGATGGACGACGGACGTTTGTACTTCACCGACATCCCGAACACCGCGATTCATTTGCATTCGCCAGATGGCAAGTTGTCTTTGTTCACCGACGATTCGCGTCACGCCAACGGCTTGTGGCCTTTGTCGAATGACAAATTACTGGCGTGCGAAATGGACGGTGCCGTCACGATGTATGACTTGTCAGGCGACACGCCCAAGCGAACGGTTTTGGCTGACACTTACAACGGCAAACGATTCAACGCGTGCAACGACTTGGTGGTCGACAACCACGGCGGGTTGTACTTCACCGACCCGCAATACCGAGCCCCGGAGCCATGGCCGCAGACCGAACGTTGCGTTTATTACATCGCGAATTTTGAGAGCGATCCGAAGGTCACGCGTTTGACCGATGATATCGCCGCACCCAACGGAATTGGTTTGTCACCGGATGGCAAAACGCTGTATGTGATCCCATCGATGCAAGCGGAGATGCTGGCCTACGAGGTTTTGGGCCCCGGCAAACTCGGCCCGTCTCGCGTGCTTTGCAAGCTGGCTCAACCCGAAGGCGAGACCAACGGCGGCGGCGACGGGATGGCACTCGACGTGAAGGGGAACCTGTACATCACGACTCATTTGGGCGTGCAAATTTTTTCTCCCGCCGGGAAACCTTTGGGCGCGGTCGAGTTTCCTGAGATCCCCGCGAATGTGACCTTTGGTGGTTCAGAGTTCCGCACGATGTTCGTGACGGCCCGCAAATCGTTGTATTCGGTGGAAATGCCGCTGGCGGGATTCCGCGAGTTTCCCGCAAATTGA
- a CDS encoding metallophosphoesterase family protein produces MPGESFRFIHASDFHLETPLGDLDHLPPQLQSAMATAPRDAAAAVFEAALAENIDFLVLSGDLLHPIAAGPHGMSLLLDGFEKLHAANTPVYWSAGIADDPKQWPEAVPLPPNVTLFPRDRAVAIPHQRAGRTVCSVIGRSSEGRNTLHVPGYQTETTDEFTVGVGHGIADANALAGARMDYWALGGPHNHTEIEGGAEAGAIAPGSPQGRSSDEPGPHGYVVVDVDAEHTARVRRVETDRFRYLNVAIDSDEIRSAGSLRNLLGQKIGSLANEHGGRHLLVSWEVTLDNAEVLPSVGDPSELLRNLRRDHGQSNPAVWTTRLSVRPPHHYPKSWQDEDTILGDFLRASKKFAGARRVATSSGSGGESTSSSESKDRLDLMPFTEEHAELSSTASSLLGDVPADQRESILAEATLMGVELLRGGKPSWGRKS; encoded by the coding sequence ATGCCCGGAGAATCATTCCGATTCATTCACGCCAGCGATTTTCATTTGGAAACTCCGCTGGGTGATCTCGACCATCTGCCGCCGCAATTGCAATCCGCCATGGCGACGGCCCCTCGTGATGCGGCGGCGGCCGTTTTCGAAGCTGCTCTCGCGGAAAACATCGACTTTCTCGTGCTGTCCGGCGATTTGCTGCATCCCATCGCCGCCGGACCGCACGGCATGTCGTTGTTGCTGGATGGCTTTGAAAAGCTGCACGCGGCCAACACACCGGTCTACTGGTCCGCGGGGATCGCGGACGACCCAAAACAATGGCCCGAAGCGGTTCCGTTGCCACCCAACGTGACGCTGTTTCCTCGCGACCGTGCCGTGGCGATTCCTCATCAACGAGCCGGCCGAACGGTTTGCTCGGTGATTGGTCGCAGCAGCGAAGGCCGCAACACGCTGCACGTTCCCGGTTATCAAACCGAAACCACGGATGAGTTCACCGTCGGCGTGGGACACGGAATCGCGGACGCGAATGCTTTGGCCGGGGCTCGGATGGATTACTGGGCTCTGGGCGGTCCTCACAATCACACTGAAATCGAAGGCGGTGCCGAAGCCGGAGCCATCGCCCCCGGTTCCCCCCAAGGTCGCAGCAGCGACGAACCGGGACCGCACGGCTACGTCGTGGTCGACGTGGATGCCGAACACACCGCTCGCGTGCGTCGAGTGGAAACCGATCGATTCCGTTATCTGAATGTTGCCATCGATTCAGACGAAATTCGATCGGCGGGCAGCCTCCGAAACTTGCTCGGTCAAAAGATCGGCTCGCTGGCCAACGAACACGGTGGCCGGCATTTGTTGGTGTCTTGGGAAGTCACGCTGGACAACGCCGAGGTGTTGCCATCCGTGGGCGATCCTTCGGAGTTGTTGCGAAACCTTCGTCGTGATCATGGACAATCCAATCCCGCGGTTTGGACCACGCGACTCAGCGTGCGACCTCCTCACCATTACCCAAAATCTTGGCAGGACGAAGACACGATCCTCGGGGACTTCTTGCGAGCCAGCAAGAAATTCGCCGGAGCACGTCGTGTTGCCACCAGTTCCGGATCGGGCGGTGAGTCAACCTCGTCCTCAGAATCCAAAGATCGTTTGGACTTGATGCCTTTCACGGAAGAGCACGCCGAATTGTCCAGCACCGCGTCGTCATTGTTGGGTGACGTGCCCGCCGATCAACGCGAATCCATTCTCGCGGAAGCCACCTTGATGGGCGTCGAATTGCTTCGCGGTGGCAAACCCTCTTGGGGACGAAAATCATGA